One uncultured Caproiciproducens sp. DNA segment encodes these proteins:
- the rplI gene encoding 50S ribosomal protein L9: protein MKVVLLEDIKGSGKKGELINVSDGYARNYLFPRKLAKEANAQAMNELKNAEDAKAYKIQSEIDAAKQTAEKINGKSVKLYAKAGQGDRIFGSVTAKEIAEEFKREYKVDIDKRKIVLDSDIKAFGTYECEIKLHSGISAKVYAVVGEKE, encoded by the coding sequence ATGAAAGTGGTACTGCTTGAAGATATTAAAGGCAGCGGCAAAAAAGGGGAGCTGATCAATGTCAGCGACGGGTATGCCCGCAACTACCTTTTTCCGCGCAAGCTTGCAAAAGAGGCAAACGCGCAGGCGATGAACGAGCTGAAAAATGCTGAGGACGCAAAAGCCTACAAAATTCAGTCGGAAATCGACGCCGCAAAACAGACTGCTGAGAAAATCAACGGGAAGAGCGTTAAGCTGTATGCAAAAGCAGGACAGGGCGACCGGATTTTTGGCTCTGTAACAGCAAAGGAAATTGCTGAGGAATTCAAGCGGGAGTATAAGGTCGATATTGACAAGCGCAAAATTGTTTTGGACAGCGACATCAAAGCGTTTGGCACTTATGAATGTGAAATAAAACTTCACAGCGGCATATCCGCAAAGGTTTACGCTGTGGTCGGCGAAAAGGAATAA
- the hpt gene encoding hypoxanthine phosphoribosyltransferase — protein sequence MKNDIQSVLFSEEKLAEIVQTIGKQISEDYRDKNLLMVSVLKGSVVFMADLMRAITIPCSIDFMSVSSYGSGTKTSGVVKIIKDLDINLEGYDLLVVEDILDSGLTLSYILELLQSRSPKSIKVCTLFDKPDRRTAHIKADYAGTVVPDEFIVGYGLDYDEKYRNLPFVGILKPEVYEK from the coding sequence ATGAAAAATGACATTCAGTCCGTATTATTCAGCGAGGAGAAGCTTGCTGAGATCGTACAGACAATTGGCAAACAGATCAGCGAGGACTACAGGGATAAAAATCTTTTAATGGTCAGCGTACTGAAAGGCTCTGTTGTTTTTATGGCCGATTTGATGCGTGCGATAACGATTCCCTGCAGTATTGATTTCATGTCCGTTTCAAGCTATGGCTCGGGAACGAAAACTTCCGGTGTTGTTAAAATTATTAAAGATCTGGACATTAATCTTGAAGGCTACGACCTTTTGGTTGTTGAAGATATTCTTGACAGCGGATTAACCTTAAGTTACATACTTGAGTTATTACAATCCCGCTCACCAAAAAGCATTAAGGTTTGCACTCTGTTCGACAAACCGGACAGGCGTACAGCCCACATAAAAGCAGATTACGCCGGAACTGTGGTTCCGGATGAATTCATTGTCGGTTACGGCCTTGATTATGATGAAAAATACAGGAACCTTCCGTTTGTGGGAATTCTGAAACCTGAGGTTTATGAAAAATAA
- the ftsH gene encoding ATP-dependent zinc metalloprotease FtsH, with translation MDNKKTLKNIGLFIGVPILLFILIAMIYGNRPQKTYNYSDILHYFKDQQVTEYSMDMGSGEMIIKLKDKTQLSYVAPNAELLYHDIRTYVDQYDKDHPSALMTYNLKHPAETSWLASMLPMLVTLGIMVLFWWFMMKRLNTGMGDAGKQMNFGKAKIKQMADEKRKTTFADVAGADEEKEELREIVEFLKNPKKYNELGARIPKGVLLVGPPGTGKTLLARAVAGEAGVPFFSISGSDFVEMFVGVGASRVRDLFEQAKKNSPCIIFIDEIDAVGRQRGAGLGGGHDEREQTLNQLLVEMDGFGANEGVIMIAATNRPDILDPALMRPGRFDRQVMVGYPDIKGREEILKVHSRGKPIAPDVVLRTIAKSTAGFTGADLENLLNEAALLAARKSLKAITMEEIEEATIKVVVGTEKKSHVMTEKEKTLTSYHEGGHAVSAFYCETQDPVHQISIIPRGMAGGYTMQIPTEDRSYKSRKEMREDLVVLLGGRVAEELALDDISTGASNDIERATKLARSMVTKYGMTDVLGPITYGQDEGEPFLGRDMGHIRNYSEATASVIDQEIHNLMTTAYSKTEGILKEHMDKLHEVAKYLYQNEKMSGEQFRTVMQGGTSNPPEELPGGTQPITAE, from the coding sequence TTGGATAACAAAAAAACGCTTAAAAATATAGGCTTGTTTATCGGAGTGCCTATTTTGCTTTTCATCCTGATTGCCATGATTTACGGCAACAGGCCGCAAAAGACCTACAATTATTCCGACATCCTGCACTACTTTAAAGATCAGCAGGTGACGGAATACTCCATGGACATGGGCAGCGGCGAAATGATTATCAAACTCAAGGACAAAACGCAGTTATCGTATGTTGCGCCGAATGCGGAGCTTCTTTATCATGATATCCGCACTTATGTCGACCAGTATGATAAAGATCATCCCAGTGCCCTGATGACCTATAATCTGAAGCATCCGGCCGAAACCTCGTGGCTGGCCAGTATGCTTCCCATGCTGGTTACCCTCGGAATCATGGTCCTGTTCTGGTGGTTTATGATGAAGCGCCTGAACACCGGCATGGGTGACGCGGGCAAGCAGATGAATTTCGGCAAAGCCAAGATTAAACAAATGGCCGATGAAAAGCGCAAAACCACCTTTGCCGACGTGGCAGGAGCCGATGAGGAAAAGGAAGAGCTGCGTGAAATTGTTGAATTCTTAAAGAACCCGAAAAAGTACAATGAGCTTGGCGCCCGTATTCCGAAAGGCGTTCTGCTTGTCGGACCTCCGGGTACCGGTAAAACATTGCTGGCGCGTGCCGTAGCAGGCGAGGCCGGCGTTCCGTTCTTCTCCATATCGGGTTCCGACTTCGTCGAAATGTTCGTCGGTGTCGGTGCTTCCCGTGTGCGCGACCTGTTTGAACAGGCGAAAAAGAACTCTCCCTGCATCATCTTTATTGATGAAATTGATGCGGTCGGCCGCCAGCGCGGCGCAGGTTTGGGCGGCGGGCATGACGAACGCGAGCAGACTTTGAATCAGTTGCTGGTGGAAATGGACGGCTTCGGCGCGAATGAGGGCGTAATCATGATTGCTGCCACCAACCGCCCCGACATCCTTGACCCCGCTCTGATGCGTCCGGGTCGTTTTGACCGTCAGGTTATGGTAGGCTACCCGGATATTAAGGGACGCGAGGAAATTTTAAAGGTTCACTCACGCGGCAAGCCGATTGCACCGGATGTTGTACTAAGAACAATAGCGAAGTCCACGGCCGGATTTACCGGCGCGGATCTTGAAAATCTGCTGAATGAAGCAGCTCTTCTGGCCGCAAGAAAAAGTCTGAAAGCTATTACCATGGAAGAGATAGAAGAGGCTACTATTAAAGTGGTTGTTGGTACGGAAAAGAAAAGCCATGTAATGACGGAAAAAGAAAAAACCCTAACCTCTTATCACGAGGGCGGTCATGCGGTTTCTGCTTTCTATTGCGAAACGCAGGACCCGGTTCATCAAATTTCGATCATTCCGCGTGGCATGGCAGGCGGCTATACCATGCAAATTCCGACCGAAGACCGTTCCTATAAGTCCCGCAAAGAGATGCGGGAAGATCTGGTCGTTCTGCTTGGCGGCCGTGTTGCCGAAGAGCTTGCGCTCGATGATATTTCCACCGGCGCTTCAAACGATATTGAGCGCGCTACAAAGCTTGCCCGCAGTATGGTTACCAAGTACGGTATGACCGATGTGCTTGGGCCGATTACCTACGGTCAGGATGAAGGCGAGCCATTCCTTGGCCGCGATATGGGCCATATCCGAAATTATTCTGAAGCGACTGCTTCAGTAATCGATCAGGAAATCCACAACCTGATGACGACCGCTTACAGCAAAACCGAAGGCATTTTGAAGGAGCATATGGATAAGCTACATGAAGTTGCCAAGTATCTTTATCAAAATGAAAAGATGAGCGGTGAACAGTTCAGAACGGTGATGCAGGGCGGAACGTCCAATCCTCCGGAGGAACTGCCCGGCGGGACACAGCCTATTACAGCAGAATAG
- a CDS encoding toprim domain-containing protein, which produces MTKKTEYGNESISSLKGADRVRRRPGVIFGSDGVEGCEHSIFEILSNSIDEAREGYGKQIIITRFSDNSVQVEDYGRGCPVDFNQKEQRYNWELAFCELYAGGKYNNDSDESYEYSLGLNGLGLCSTQYASEYMDVDVRRDGMRYTLHFEHGENIGGLKKEPYNKKDTGSIIRWKPDLQVFTDINVPVEYYLDVIRRQAIVNDGISFLFRNQTGSGFEETELLYQQGIVDHVKETAGEDTLTPVQFWQGERKVRDRADKPQYKTKINVAVAFSNRSKLIEYYHNSSWLEHGGAPDKAVRNAFVYQIDSYLKQTGKYNKNESKITFTDVEDCLVLIISSFSNRTSYENQTKKAITNKGIQEAMTEMLRHQLEVYFIENPVDADKIAAQVLINKRSREDAEKTRLNIKKKLTSNMDITNRVAKFVDCRTRDVSEREIFIVEGDSALGACKQARDPNFQAIMPIRGKILNCLKADYDRIFKSDIITDLIKVLGCGVEVKSKANKDLSSFDLSLLRWNKIILCTDADVDGFQIRTLLLTMLYRLTPTLIEEGRVFIAESPLFEVATKDDTYFAYTEREKDDVVKKLSGKKFTIQRSKGLGENEPDMMNLTTMNPATRRLIKVMPSDAVRTGEVFDLLLGDNLNGRKDFIAENGYIYIDSADVS; this is translated from the coding sequence ATGACTAAGAAAACGGAATATGGCAATGAAAGCATTTCCTCTCTGAAAGGTGCGGACCGTGTGCGCCGGCGTCCGGGGGTCATTTTTGGGTCGGACGGTGTTGAGGGCTGCGAGCATTCCATCTTTGAAATATTGTCCAATTCCATCGACGAAGCGCGTGAAGGCTATGGCAAACAGATCATTATCACGCGTTTCAGTGACAATTCGGTTCAGGTGGAAGATTACGGCCGCGGCTGCCCGGTCGATTTTAACCAAAAGGAACAGCGTTACAACTGGGAGCTTGCATTTTGCGAGCTTTACGCCGGCGGCAAGTACAACAACGATTCCGACGAGAGCTATGAGTATTCTCTTGGCCTTAACGGCCTTGGGTTATGCTCCACACAATATGCCTCGGAGTATATGGACGTTGACGTGCGGCGCGACGGTATGCGGTATACGCTGCATTTTGAACACGGAGAAAATATCGGCGGGCTGAAAAAAGAACCCTACAATAAAAAAGATACCGGGTCGATTATCCGATGGAAACCGGATTTACAGGTATTTACCGATATTAATGTTCCGGTGGAATATTACCTTGACGTCATCAGACGGCAGGCAATTGTGAACGATGGCATCAGTTTCCTTTTCCGCAATCAGACCGGATCGGGATTCGAGGAAACCGAGCTGCTGTATCAGCAGGGAATCGTCGACCATGTCAAAGAAACGGCGGGGGAGGATACCCTTACTCCCGTTCAGTTCTGGCAGGGGGAACGCAAGGTGCGTGACCGTGCGGACAAGCCTCAGTATAAAACAAAAATTAATGTAGCGGTGGCGTTTTCCAACCGCAGCAAGCTGATTGAATACTACCATAATTCCAGCTGGTTAGAGCATGGCGGCGCGCCGGACAAGGCGGTTCGCAATGCGTTTGTCTATCAGATTGATTCTTATCTCAAGCAGACCGGCAAGTACAACAAAAATGAAAGCAAAATTACATTTACCGATGTTGAGGACTGTCTTGTGCTGATTATTTCTTCATTTTCCAACCGTACCTCCTATGAAAATCAGACTAAGAAGGCAATCACGAACAAAGGAATACAGGAAGCAATGACGGAAATGCTTCGCCATCAGCTTGAGGTCTATTTTATTGAAAATCCTGTGGATGCGGACAAAATAGCCGCGCAGGTGCTTATCAATAAGCGCAGCAGGGAAGACGCGGAAAAAACGCGGTTGAATATCAAGAAAAAACTGACCAGCAATATGGATATTACGAACCGTGTGGCCAAGTTTGTGGACTGCCGTACCCGGGATGTGAGTGAGCGTGAAATTTTCATTGTGGAAGGCGATTCCGCTCTCGGCGCGTGCAAACAGGCGCGTGATCCGAATTTTCAGGCAATTATGCCGATTCGCGGCAAAATCTTAAACTGCCTGAAAGCGGACTATGATAGAATATTCAAAAGTGATATTATTACAGATTTGATTAAAGTACTCGGCTGCGGTGTGGAAGTAAAATCAAAAGCCAACAAGGATTTATCTTCGTTCGACCTGTCTCTTTTGCGCTGGAATAAAATTATTCTCTGTACCGATGCCGACGTGGACGGCTTTCAGATCCGCACATTGCTTTTGACTATGCTGTATCGGCTTACGCCTACGCTGATTGAAGAAGGCAGAGTGTTCATAGCCGAGTCTCCTCTCTTTGAAGTGGCGACAAAGGATGACACCTATTTTGCCTACACCGAGCGGGAAAAGGATGATGTGGTGAAAAAACTCAGCGGTAAAAAGTTTACGATTCAGCGCTCAAAAGGGCTGGGCGAAAATGAACCCGATATGATGAATCTGACCACCATGAATCCCGCCACGCGCCGGCTGATTAAGGTGATGCCCTCCGACGCAGTCAGAACGGGAGAAGTGTTTGATCTTTTGCTGGGTGACAATCTGAACGGCCGCAAGGATTTCATTGCCGAAAATGGATACATCTATATTGATTCGGCGGATGTCAGCTAG
- a CDS encoding DHH family phosphoesterase, producing MKRKVWVSSPIFFVITAVMLIMASISYFYNHILFAVEITFSIGSVIVVMLSTERFKAHVSTAVKSAQKILSGDEYRALMDFTMPVAVIGEEGDIIWVNSAFSAKVSEKHECRGENILKFIYPKTIHQIIDESGTDITVANRHYTVYAAKTGYGSVVYFVDDTYYKEINREYIDKRPVVTIASFDNREELARDSSGSEDSRIASEVESALMNWAQSMGGFLKRLSGGRYLILTDEAHTREAVEKRFQILDTIRGIKAGERRSATVSIGVGRGAESLAEGEEWARKALDMALGRGGDQVAVKQKDDTYEFFGGLSKGVEKRDKVRTRVIAATLSDHIKSSDNVLIMGHKFSDLDSVGAAVGMWSAVAKTLKKPAFIVINRAQSLAAPLISSMEASGNGKIFISPMEAMSMTTQKTLLIVVDTHSPEFVESAELLNAVSRLVIIDHHRMMVKHIENALVFYHEPYASSTSEMVAELVQYIGDNTLSQVEAEALLSGIMLDTKNFVLKTGVRTFEAAAYLRRRGADTVEVKRMFSDTIDTYKAKYLIVSSAEILGDCAIASADHEFPDIRITSAQAADELLSIQGVNASFVLFPTGNNVVNVSARSLGEINVQLIMEALGGGGHLTMAGAQLSGVTAQQAREKLITVLQDTMAKAVQ from the coding sequence TTGAAAAGAAAAGTATGGGTGTCTTCGCCGATATTCTTTGTAATCACAGCGGTTATGCTCATCATGGCCAGCATAAGTTATTTTTACAATCACATTTTGTTTGCCGTGGAGATAACGTTTTCGATCGGTTCCGTGATTGTTGTCATGCTTTCAACAGAACGGTTTAAAGCGCATGTGTCCACTGCTGTAAAAAGCGCTCAGAAAATATTGTCCGGCGATGAGTATCGCGCTCTTATGGACTTTACGATGCCGGTTGCGGTGATCGGTGAAGAGGGGGACATTATCTGGGTAAACAGTGCCTTCTCCGCAAAAGTCAGTGAAAAACACGAGTGCCGCGGGGAAAATATTTTAAAATTTATTTATCCTAAAACGATTCATCAGATCATTGATGAAAGCGGAACGGATATTACCGTGGCGAACAGGCATTACACTGTTTACGCTGCAAAAACCGGATACGGCAGTGTAGTCTATTTTGTGGACGACACTTATTATAAAGAAATTAACCGTGAATATATCGACAAGCGCCCGGTTGTCACGATCGCAAGCTTTGACAACCGGGAGGAGCTTGCCCGTGATTCAAGCGGCAGCGAGGACTCCCGTATTGCATCGGAAGTGGAAAGCGCGCTGATGAACTGGGCACAGAGCATGGGTGGTTTTCTGAAGCGGTTAAGCGGCGGGCGTTATCTGATCCTTACCGATGAAGCCCATACGCGGGAAGCAGTGGAAAAACGCTTTCAGATTCTTGATACCATCCGCGGGATTAAGGCCGGTGAACGCCGCAGCGCAACAGTTTCCATCGGCGTTGGACGCGGTGCCGAATCCCTGGCGGAAGGTGAAGAATGGGCGCGCAAAGCACTGGATATGGCTTTGGGCCGCGGCGGAGACCAAGTAGCCGTCAAGCAAAAGGACGATACATACGAGTTCTTCGGCGGCCTTTCCAAAGGGGTGGAAAAACGCGATAAGGTGCGCACCCGGGTTATTGCAGCAACACTTTCCGACCATATTAAATCCAGCGACAATGTGCTGATTATGGGGCACAAATTCTCCGATCTGGACAGTGTTGGCGCAGCTGTGGGTATGTGGAGTGCAGTGGCCAAAACGCTGAAAAAGCCCGCTTTTATTGTCATTAACCGTGCACAGAGCCTCGCTGCTCCGCTCATTTCTTCAATGGAGGCTTCCGGCAACGGAAAGATCTTCATTTCTCCCATGGAAGCAATGTCCATGACAACACAAAAGACCCTTTTGATCGTTGTGGATACCCATTCTCCGGAATTTGTAGAAAGCGCCGAGCTTTTAAACGCGGTTTCCCGTTTGGTCATCATCGACCATCACCGCATGATGGTAAAGCATATAGAAAATGCGCTTGTTTTCTACCATGAACCCTATGCGAGCTCCACCTCTGAAATGGTGGCCGAGCTTGTGCAGTATATTGGAGACAACACACTCAGCCAGGTTGAAGCCGAAGCTTTGCTGTCTGGTATCATGCTTGACACTAAAAATTTCGTGCTTAAAACCGGTGTCCGCACATTTGAAGCGGCGGCCTATCTGCGCCGGCGCGGCGCGGATACTGTGGAAGTAAAACGCATGTTTTCCGACACGATTGACACATACAAGGCAAAATATCTAATTGTTTCCAGCGCTGAAATTTTAGGCGACTGTGCAATTGCTTCCGCCGACCATGAATTTCCGGATATCCGGATCACGTCGGCACAGGCAGCGGATGAGCTATTGTCTATTCAGGGCGTTAATGCCTCGTTTGTGCTTTTTCCAACGGGAAATAATGTCGTGAATGTTTCCGCCCGTTCATTGGGTGAAATCAATGTGCAGCTGATTATGGAGGCTTTGGGCGGCGGCGGCCATCTGACAATGGCAGGCGCTCAGCTCAGCGGTGTTACGGCTCAGCAGGCGCGTGAAAAGCTCATTACCGTGTTACAGGATACTATGGCAAAGGCAGTTCAATAA
- the dnaB gene encoding replicative DNA helicase — protein MDDMVTSGYSAMNLPFSPEAEQSVLGAILLDSSCLDRVAEILPRPDYFYQTNNSLIYSTMLEMFTIAQPVDFVTVLEKLKGAAGFDEASGKTYLLQIAQLVPSISNVESYAHIVRDKYDVRTLITTSRDIIEEASQGAVDAATLLDSAEQRIFDIRRGKNMQGLQRIDEIIVQAFDRLDLLNSPDADLYKGVPTGIKELDDTITGLNRSDFILLGARPGMGKTSFALNIARHAAVKANKRVAFFSLEMSKEQLASRLLSTEAMVGGTKLRTGKLSEDEWIHIIEAGDILSKTQMYFDDNPSITVGEMKAKIRRLRDVDLVVVDYLQLMTASGKNDNRVQEISKITRGMKIMAKELNVPVLMLSQLARDSEKRTNHRPVLSDLRDSGSIEQDADIVLFLYREEYYQDAETPNENADRNSGECIIAKNRHGETKTIPLHWQGEFMRFTAQEVVRSEQ, from the coding sequence ATGGATGACATGGTAACAAGCGGGTATAGTGCGATGAACCTTCCTTTCAGCCCTGAGGCGGAGCAGTCCGTACTGGGCGCTATTCTTTTGGATTCCTCCTGTTTGGACCGAGTTGCGGAAATTCTGCCGAGGCCTGACTATTTTTATCAGACGAACAATAGCCTGATTTATTCCACCATGCTTGAAATGTTTACCATTGCCCAGCCGGTGGACTTTGTAACCGTTCTGGAAAAATTGAAGGGGGCAGCGGGTTTTGATGAAGCGAGCGGAAAAACTTATCTGCTTCAGATTGCACAGCTCGTTCCCTCTATATCCAATGTAGAATCTTACGCCCATATTGTACGGGACAAATATGATGTGCGCACCCTGATTACCACTTCAAGGGATATTATCGAGGAAGCTTCACAGGGCGCGGTTGATGCGGCTACCCTGCTGGATTCCGCGGAACAGCGTATTTTTGATATCCGACGCGGTAAAAACATGCAGGGCCTTCAGCGCATTGACGAAATTATCGTGCAGGCCTTTGACCGGCTCGATTTGCTGAATTCTCCGGATGCCGACCTATACAAGGGCGTTCCAACCGGCATTAAGGAACTGGATGACACCATCACAGGACTGAACCGTTCCGACTTTATTTTGCTCGGCGCGCGTCCCGGCATGGGTAAAACGAGCTTTGCGCTGAACATCGCGCGGCACGCGGCGGTAAAAGCAAACAAAAGGGTTGCTTTTTTCTCGCTTGAAATGAGCAAGGAGCAGCTGGCGTCCCGTCTTCTGTCTACTGAAGCAATGGTCGGCGGCACCAAGCTGCGTACCGGAAAATTGAGCGAAGACGAGTGGATTCACATTATTGAAGCGGGCGATATTCTCTCTAAAACCCAGATGTATTTTGATGACAATCCATCCATCACGGTCGGAGAGATGAAAGCAAAAATCAGGCGTTTAAGGGATGTTGATCTGGTTGTGGTTGACTATTTGCAGCTGATGACTGCTTCCGGTAAAAACGACAACCGTGTTCAGGAAATTTCGAAGATTACCCGCGGTATGAAAATTATGGCAAAAGAGCTTAACGTGCCGGTTCTCATGCTGTCCCAGCTGGCTCGTGACAGTGAAAAGCGAACGAACCACCGCCCGGTTTTATCGGATCTGCGTGATTCCGGTTCTATTGAGCAGGATGCCGACATCGTTCTGTTCCTGTACCGTGAGGAATATTATCAGGATGCGGAAACGCCGAATGAAAACGCCGACCGGAACAGCGGAGAATGCATTATCGCGAAAAATCGTCACGGCGAAACGAAGACAATTCCTCTGCATTGGCAGGGTGAGTTCATGCGTTTTACGGCGCAGGAGGTTGTCCGGAGTGAACAGTGA
- the tilS gene encoding tRNA lysidine(34) synthetase TilS has translation MNSDIFDIEEKIEGVIVRWNMLPQGCTVVVGLSGGADSLTLAHFILKYAQTRHIHMIAAHINHGLRGKEADGDERFVAQWCGENHVELKILHADVRALAAEKSEGLEECGRNVRYDFFRSLCTENGKIATAHTLSDSTETVLMNLTKGAGMRGLRGIPPVRGNVVRPLIGITRAEVESYCAYYHLHFVTDSTNFEEDYERNKIRLGVVPVLREINPAFESAVFAMTGRLSADDECLDALAREQLTDAVCPGGYSLDKLKAMPHAILSRSISIGVNNIRRVRLESGHIDAVADIVQKGAGSVTVVGGIQCTVQGNTLSIAAADKPAAVQWRIPFNLPSTVLPDGRILMIKKLTGKELENCGKINNLLFNNLINYDTITCITSVRNRRNGDIFRPAGRGVSKSLKKLFNEAKIVPFLRGNIAMLESGGEIIWIEGFGVSQRACVTKDTQNIAEIIIKEFET, from the coding sequence GTGAACAGTGATATTTTTGACATCGAAGAGAAGATTGAAGGAGTAATCGTCAGATGGAACATGCTGCCCCAAGGCTGTACAGTGGTTGTCGGCCTCTCCGGTGGCGCGGATTCACTGACGCTTGCTCATTTTATTTTAAAATATGCTCAAACCCGTCATATTCATATGATAGCGGCGCATATTAACCATGGGCTGCGCGGGAAGGAAGCCGACGGTGACGAACGCTTCGTTGCACAGTGGTGCGGAGAAAACCATGTTGAGCTGAAAATTCTGCACGCCGATGTGCGCGCCCTGGCCGCTGAAAAATCAGAAGGACTTGAGGAGTGCGGGCGCAATGTGCGCTATGACTTTTTCAGGAGTCTTTGTACGGAAAACGGAAAAATCGCTACTGCGCATACACTGTCCGACAGCACCGAAACTGTTTTAATGAATTTGACAAAAGGCGCGGGAATGCGCGGTCTGCGGGGCATTCCACCCGTGAGGGGAAATGTCGTGCGTCCGCTGATCGGCATTACGCGCGCCGAAGTGGAATCCTACTGCGCGTATTATCATCTGCATTTTGTAACTGACAGCACCAATTTTGAAGAGGACTATGAGAGAAACAAAATCAGGCTGGGTGTGGTACCTGTCTTGCGTGAAATCAATCCCGCATTTGAATCGGCGGTTTTCGCAATGACCGGCCGCCTGAGTGCGGATGACGAATGTCTGGATGCGCTTGCGCGGGAACAGCTCACAGACGCCGTTTGCCCCGGCGGATACAGTCTGGATAAACTGAAAGCGATGCCGCACGCAATACTCTCGCGCTCGATTTCAATCGGAGTGAACAACATCCGAAGGGTAAGGCTTGAGAGCGGACATATTGACGCTGTGGCGGATATTGTGCAAAAAGGTGCTGGTTCGGTTACTGTTGTAGGAGGAATACAATGCACCGTACAGGGCAATACTCTTTCTATTGCCGCCGCAGACAAGCCGGCCGCCGTCCAGTGGAGGATACCTTTCAATTTGCCGTCAACCGTTCTGCCGGACGGAAGAATACTCATGATTAAAAAACTTACAGGGAAAGAATTAGAAAATTGCGGCAAAATTAATAATTTGTTATTTAATAATCTAATTAACTATGATACAATAACTTGTATTACTTCTGTTAGAAACAGACGTAACGGTGATATTTTTCGCCCAGCAGGGCGCGGTGTCTCCAAAAGTCTGAAAAAGCTTTTCAATGAAGCAAAGATTGTGCCGTTTCTGCGTGGCAATATTGCAATGCTTGAAAGCGGTGGGGAAATCATCTGGATAGAGGGCTTTGGCGTTTCACAGCGGGCCTGTGTTACCAAAGACACTCAAAATATAGCGGAAATTATTATTAAGGAGTTCGAAACATGA